From the genome of Streptomyces sp. V1I1, one region includes:
- a CDS encoding VOC family protein, whose amino-acid sequence MPSRLNPYISFDGDARQAMEFYKGIFGGTLTVNTFGDFGEKEAGDAADKIMHSMLETDSGFTLMGADTPPGMEHKPGNNISVSVSGDDADELRGYWDKLSGDGTVSVPLEKQMWGDVFGMCTDRFGITWLVNISEQQA is encoded by the coding sequence GTGCCTTCTCGACTCAACCCGTACATCAGCTTCGACGGCGACGCCCGGCAAGCCATGGAATTCTACAAGGGGATCTTCGGCGGCACCCTGACGGTGAACACATTCGGTGACTTCGGCGAGAAGGAGGCCGGAGACGCCGCCGACAAGATCATGCACAGTATGCTCGAGACTGACAGCGGCTTCACGCTCATGGGCGCCGACACCCCGCCGGGGATGGAGCACAAGCCCGGGAACAACATCTCCGTGAGCGTGAGCGGGGATGACGCCGACGAACTGCGCGGCTACTGGGACAAACTCTCCGGCGACGGCACGGTCTCGGTCCCGCTGGAGAAGCAGATGTGGGGCGACGTCTTCGGCATGTGTACGGACCGCTTCGGCATCACCTGGCTGGTCAACATCAGCGAGCAGCAGGCCTGA
- a CDS encoding ketopantoate reductase family protein, translating to MRILVVGAGATGGYFGARLAQAGRDVTFLVRPRRAATLRERGLRITGLGEDEVITPRLVTAVELSSPYDLVLLSVKATTLKQAIDDVAPAIGPQTAIVPFLNGMAHLEELNARFGARPVLGGVAKVVTTVNDDGDIVRLAPLATLTIGEQDGRPSPRVDSIHALLDDAGIDASVSTDIVAAMWHKWVFITTVSALTCLMRGTVGDVSAVPGGSGLGPAILAEAAAVSAAAGFPVPDAELAATTSTVTRAESPFAPSMYRDVVAGRPTEVEHVFGDLVRRARALSVATPLLDLATLHLRVHQHRVERAALEQA from the coding sequence ATGAGGATCCTGGTCGTCGGCGCCGGAGCCACGGGAGGCTACTTCGGCGCCCGCCTCGCCCAGGCCGGACGGGATGTCACCTTCCTGGTCCGCCCGCGCCGCGCCGCGACGCTGCGTGAGCGGGGTCTGCGCATCACCGGTCTGGGCGAGGATGAGGTGATCACACCCCGGCTGGTCACCGCCGTCGAACTCTCCTCCCCCTACGACCTGGTGCTGCTGTCGGTGAAGGCGACCACCCTCAAGCAGGCCATCGACGATGTCGCCCCGGCGATCGGCCCGCAGACCGCCATCGTGCCCTTCCTCAACGGCATGGCCCATCTCGAAGAGCTCAACGCACGCTTCGGCGCCCGACCGGTTCTTGGCGGCGTGGCCAAGGTCGTCACCACCGTGAACGACGACGGCGACATCGTCCGCCTCGCCCCACTGGCGACCCTGACCATCGGCGAACAGGACGGCCGACCCTCACCACGAGTGGACTCCATCCACGCCCTCCTGGACGACGCGGGCATCGACGCGAGTGTGTCGACGGACATCGTCGCGGCGATGTGGCACAAGTGGGTCTTCATCACCACCGTGAGTGCCCTGACCTGCCTGATGCGCGGCACGGTCGGCGATGTCAGCGCGGTCCCCGGTGGCTCCGGCCTCGGCCCCGCCATCCTGGCCGAGGCCGCCGCGGTATCGGCGGCGGCGGGCTTCCCCGTCCCGGATGCCGAACTCGCCGCCACCACCTCGACCGTGACCCGGGCCGAATCACCGTTCGCGCCCTCCATGTACCGCGACGTCGTGGCCGGTCGTCCCACTGAGGTCGAGCACGTGTTCGGCGACCTCGTGAGGCGCGCCCGCGCCCTGTCGGTCGCGACCCCGCTGCTCGATCTGGCCACCCTGCACCTGCGCGTCCACCAACACCGTGTCGAGCGGGCGGCACTTGAGCAGGCGTGA
- a CDS encoding fibronectin type III domain-containing protein, with protein MACAAALLLTACGGEGKDTENPSPPVGVTAQAGSATSVHVMWEQATDNKAVTGYEVFQQGAKVKTLPGTKHMVDIDRLFPSTAYSFTVRARDAAGNLSKPSPATAVTTPAPTPEDKKAPTAPAKLLGKVDGGRAVTLSWAKATDNIGVTSYDIYQEDSRIHSVPGTETTARVTGLRPGTVYTFTVRARDAAENSSPDSNSVDLTTASAPGKGPSTAPTDLKATARKGNVDLTWTPPQTGAPVKEHQLYLNGKLATTIVWGAAPPTGTATYTFMVTDKPGTRYSVKLRAKLPDGKWGDFSAQRTVVVGGR; from the coding sequence TTGGCCTGCGCCGCCGCTCTCCTGCTGACCGCCTGCGGAGGCGAGGGCAAAGACACCGAGAACCCGTCACCCCCCGTCGGCGTGACGGCCCAGGCAGGCAGTGCCACCTCCGTGCATGTCATGTGGGAGCAGGCCACCGACAACAAGGCGGTTACCGGGTACGAGGTGTTCCAGCAGGGCGCCAAGGTCAAGACGCTGCCAGGCACCAAGCACATGGTCGACATCGACCGGCTGTTCCCGTCGACGGCGTACAGCTTCACCGTCCGCGCGCGGGACGCCGCCGGGAACCTCTCGAAGCCCAGCCCCGCGACAGCCGTCACCACCCCGGCCCCCACGCCGGAGGACAAGAAGGCGCCCACGGCGCCGGCCAAGCTGCTGGGCAAGGTCGACGGAGGCCGGGCGGTCACCCTGTCCTGGGCGAAGGCCACCGACAACATCGGGGTCACCTCGTACGACATCTACCAGGAGGACTCCCGTATCCACAGTGTGCCCGGGACCGAGACCACCGCCCGCGTCACCGGCCTGCGGCCCGGCACCGTCTACACCTTCACGGTGCGGGCGCGGGACGCCGCCGAGAACTCGTCGCCGGACAGCAACTCCGTGGATCTCACGACGGCTTCGGCACCGGGCAAGGGCCCCAGCACCGCGCCGACCGATCTCAAAGCGACGGCCCGCAAGGGAAACGTCGATCTCACCTGGACGCCGCCGCAGACTGGCGCGCCGGTCAAGGAGCATCAGCTGTACCTGAACGGGAAGTTGGCCACCACGATCGTCTGGGGCGCCGCGCCGCCGACTGGGACGGCGACGTACACCTTCATGGTCACGGACAAGCCCGGCACCCGTTACAGCGTCAAGCTCCGGGCGAAGCTGCCCGACGGGAAGTGGGGCGACTTCTCCGCGCAGCGCACGGTGGTCGTCGGCGGGCGGTGA
- a CDS encoding CAP domain-containing protein, with translation MGSRRAAGPNSRSHARPKGGLRARSAVLALGVITVTAGVGATLATVGGNDGGTAGRVETNAAGDVAGPGEDDAAADSASPLASPSGSPNATASTSPSASLPASAKPKQTASPKAAPKPRIQTRSGSGTGGSGGGGGSASSSGSSGSGSGSGSGSGSSNGAEAQVLSLVNKERASAGCSPLTSNAKLTEAADDYSDVMARSGVMSHTGPDGSTMSSRVDAAGYLWSTLGENIARGQSDAAAVMDAWMNSPGHRANILNCSFKEIGIGVHFGDGGPWWTQNFGASR, from the coding sequence ATGGGTTCCCGACGAGCCGCTGGCCCGAACTCCCGTTCTCACGCCCGTCCCAAGGGCGGGCTGCGGGCGCGCAGCGCCGTGCTGGCCCTGGGCGTGATCACCGTAACCGCGGGTGTCGGAGCCACCCTCGCCACAGTCGGCGGGAACGATGGCGGAACGGCCGGCCGGGTGGAGACGAACGCCGCCGGTGACGTGGCCGGGCCGGGCGAGGACGATGCCGCGGCGGACAGCGCGTCGCCGCTTGCCTCGCCTTCGGGGAGCCCGAACGCGACGGCATCGACGAGCCCGTCCGCCTCCCTCCCGGCCTCCGCCAAGCCGAAGCAGACGGCGAGTCCCAAGGCCGCGCCGAAACCCAGGATCCAGACGAGGAGCGGGAGCGGAACGGGTGGGTCCGGAGGTGGTGGCGGATCTGCCTCGTCCTCCGGCAGTTCCGGGTCCGGTTCCGGGTCGGGGTCCGGCTCGGGGTCCTCGAACGGTGCCGAGGCCCAGGTCCTCTCGCTCGTCAACAAGGAGCGCGCGTCGGCCGGTTGCTCGCCGCTCACCTCGAACGCGAAGCTGACCGAGGCCGCGGACGACTACAGCGATGTCATGGCCCGCAGTGGCGTGATGTCCCACACCGGGCCCGACGGGTCCACGATGAGCAGCCGCGTCGACGCCGCCGGGTATCTCTGGTCCACGCTGGGCGAGAACATAGCCCGCGGGCAGTCCGATGCGGCCGCCGTCATGGACGCCTGGATGAACAGTCCCGGCCACCGCGCCAACATCCTCAACTGCTCCTTCAAGGAGATAGGCATCGGCGTGCACTTCGGGGACGGCGGCCCCTGGTGGACGCAGAACTTCGGCGCAAGCCGGTAG
- a CDS encoding HAMP domain-containing sensor histidine kinase, whose translation MRRALAGISLAATLMVALSFLIPLALLVREQARDRVTTAAEQRAAALAPVLALTTRPADVQQAVAGLGSDDQLAVRLPDGRLVGTLHAPPEALDRAVRKRETLALDTAEGWSYLQPVVLDRNRVAVVEAYVPAGYLTRGVWASWGVMSLLALGLVGGSVLVADRLGARVVRSTRSLKRASLALGSGDLDVRVEPDGPPELQEAGAAFNTMADRVVELLAIEREMVADLSHRLRTPLTALYLEADLLGGSPGARRITEAVAQLESELDSIITAARTPLAAGPANGTIPARPSEVTEVVAMRLDFWSVLATQQDRLYERSFTPRPTPVRFPEDDLAAVVDALIGNVFRHTPQGTAFAVRVERTDRHVLLTVEDAGPGVADPDAALTRGVSVGGSTGLGLDIVARAARAAGGELEISGAPMGGARVRVSFGLAGDER comes from the coding sequence ATGAGACGCGCCCTCGCAGGTATCTCCCTCGCCGCGACGCTGATGGTCGCGCTGTCCTTCCTCATCCCGCTCGCCCTGCTCGTACGCGAACAGGCCCGGGACCGGGTGACCACCGCCGCCGAACAGCGTGCGGCCGCCCTCGCGCCGGTACTTGCCCTGACCACCAGACCCGCCGATGTACAGCAGGCCGTCGCGGGCCTGGGCTCGGACGACCAGCTCGCCGTACGGCTCCCGGACGGTCGGCTCGTCGGCACTCTGCATGCGCCGCCGGAGGCGCTGGACCGCGCGGTGCGCAAACGGGAGACGCTGGCGCTCGACACCGCCGAGGGATGGAGCTATCTCCAGCCCGTCGTCCTCGACCGGAACCGGGTGGCGGTCGTCGAGGCATACGTACCCGCCGGGTATTTGACCCGGGGCGTGTGGGCCTCGTGGGGCGTCATGTCGCTGCTCGCGCTCGGTCTGGTGGGCGGCTCGGTGCTGGTCGCCGACCGGCTGGGCGCCCGGGTCGTCCGCTCCACCAGGAGCCTGAAGCGTGCCTCCCTGGCCCTGGGGTCGGGGGACCTCGACGTACGGGTGGAACCGGACGGTCCGCCGGAGTTGCAGGAGGCAGGGGCCGCGTTCAACACCATGGCCGACCGGGTCGTGGAACTGCTCGCCATCGAGCGGGAGATGGTCGCGGACCTCTCGCACCGGCTCAGGACCCCGCTGACCGCGCTGTACCTGGAGGCGGACCTGCTGGGCGGTTCACCGGGCGCCCGGCGGATCACGGAGGCCGTCGCGCAGCTGGAGAGCGAACTGGACTCGATCATCACCGCAGCCCGCACCCCGCTGGCCGCCGGCCCGGCGAACGGGACGATTCCGGCACGCCCGAGCGAGGTGACCGAAGTGGTGGCGATGCGGCTCGACTTCTGGTCGGTGCTCGCCACCCAGCAGGACCGGCTGTACGAACGCTCTTTCACACCGCGCCCGACGCCCGTACGGTTCCCCGAGGACGATCTCGCCGCGGTCGTGGACGCGCTGATCGGAAACGTCTTCCGGCACACTCCGCAGGGCACTGCCTTCGCCGTACGCGTGGAGCGCACCGACCGCCATGTGCTGCTGACGGTGGAGGACGCGGGTCCCGGCGTTGCCGACCCGGACGCCGCACTCACCCGGGGTGTAAGCGTCGGCGGCTCCACGGGCCTCGGCCTGGACATCGTGGCTCGTGCGGCCCGCGCGGCGGGCGGGGAGCTGGAGATCAGCGGCGCGCCGATGGGCGGGGCTCGGGTGCGGGTGTCGTTCGGACTGGCGGGCGACGAGCGGTAG
- a CDS encoding response regulator transcription factor — MASVLVVEDDPVIRAALIEVLTGHGYAVKTAHQGFEALRQITQGPPDIVVLDLGLPDLDGLDVLRMIRGISRVPVLVATARDDDTEIIRLLNAGADDYMVKPFSGGQLAARIAAVLRRSGPGADDGDRQPVLQVAGLRIDPLARTAHLDGDELSLTRREFDLLAYLARNADQVISRQRILAEVWQQPYLEDQTVDVHLSALRRKLGEKAADPRYLHTVRGIGIKLVASPS, encoded by the coding sequence ATGGCCTCCGTACTTGTCGTCGAGGACGACCCAGTCATCCGGGCCGCGCTGATCGAGGTCCTCACCGGACACGGGTACGCGGTGAAGACCGCTCACCAGGGTTTCGAGGCGCTGCGGCAGATCACCCAGGGCCCGCCCGACATCGTCGTGCTCGACCTCGGACTGCCGGACCTGGATGGTCTCGACGTGCTGCGGATGATCCGCGGTATCTCACGCGTACCCGTACTGGTCGCCACGGCCCGCGACGACGACACGGAGATCATCAGACTCCTCAACGCCGGAGCCGACGACTACATGGTCAAGCCCTTCTCAGGCGGCCAGCTCGCCGCCCGGATCGCCGCCGTACTGCGGCGGTCCGGGCCTGGCGCGGACGACGGCGACCGTCAGCCGGTCCTGCAGGTCGCCGGTCTCAGGATCGACCCGCTCGCCCGGACCGCGCACCTCGACGGCGACGAACTCTCCCTGACCCGGCGGGAGTTCGACCTGCTCGCCTACCTTGCGCGCAACGCCGACCAGGTCATATCCCGGCAGCGCATACTCGCCGAGGTCTGGCAGCAGCCGTATCTTGAGGACCAGACGGTCGATGTCCACCTCTCGGCACTGCGCAGGAAGCTGGGCGAAAAGGCCGCGGATCCGCGCTATTTGCACACTGTGCGCGGTATCGGGATCAAGCTGGTCGCCTCGCCGTCATGA
- a CDS encoding LysR family transcriptional regulator, giving the protein MPWRNVFDIDALRLLVTVADTGSFTKAAVRLNYTQSAVSRRIASLEQQAGGPLFERLPRGVRLNPAGRALHRHAVDVLERLSRAEQELAVIHAGHGGTLRVGAFGTANVSLVPAALRAFKQARPDVEVIAVEGRSGTLMQRLADGALDLAVVSDYPSGLPSADGVTTAVLLEDELFVALHREHPLAGAGTIDMRELRDEAWLQDAPAGGSPTLLTDACARAGFGPKKIIKIAEWTGKFGYAAAGLGVALVPSLAAWAVPAELVLCRLGDLALRRTVHVALPAAPLPAALKLRDLLHDAVD; this is encoded by the coding sequence ATGCCTTGGAGGAATGTGTTTGACATCGACGCGCTGCGCCTGCTGGTGACCGTGGCCGACACCGGGTCGTTCACCAAAGCGGCGGTTCGGCTCAACTACACGCAGTCGGCGGTCTCTCGGCGGATTGCCTCGCTGGAGCAGCAGGCGGGTGGGCCGCTGTTCGAACGGCTCCCCCGGGGCGTACGGCTGAATCCCGCTGGTCGTGCGCTGCATCGTCACGCCGTGGACGTGCTTGAGCGTCTGTCGAGGGCGGAGCAGGAGCTGGCCGTGATCCACGCGGGTCACGGCGGGACACTGCGCGTAGGGGCGTTCGGGACCGCGAACGTCTCCTTGGTGCCCGCTGCCTTGCGGGCATTCAAGCAGGCCAGGCCGGATGTCGAGGTCATCGCGGTCGAGGGCCGGAGCGGTACGTTGATGCAGCGCCTTGCGGATGGGGCACTCGACCTCGCCGTGGTCAGCGACTATCCGTCCGGTCTACCCTCGGCCGACGGTGTCACAACGGCCGTTCTGCTGGAGGACGAGTTGTTCGTCGCCCTCCACCGCGAGCATCCCCTGGCGGGAGCCGGGACGATCGACATGCGCGAACTGCGCGACGAGGCCTGGCTCCAGGACGCGCCTGCGGGGGGCTCTCCCACGCTGCTCACCGATGCCTGCGCCCGGGCGGGCTTCGGGCCCAAGAAGATCATCAAGATCGCGGAGTGGACCGGGAAGTTCGGCTATGCAGCCGCCGGGCTGGGGGTGGCGCTTGTCCCCTCGCTGGCCGCCTGGGCGGTCCCGGCCGAACTCGTCCTTTGCCGACTCGGCGACCTCGCCCTGCGCCGGACCGTACATGTCGCGCTGCCCGCCGCCCCGCTGCCGGCGGCACTGAAGTTGCGGGATCTGCTGCACGACGCGGTTGATTGA
- a CDS encoding M20/M25/M40 family metallo-hydrolase, with protein sequence MLADLEELVVCESFSADHAALARSAEVVGALGARLLGAVPETIVIDGVTHLRWTFGTPRVLLVGHHDTVWPVGSLQTHPWSVADGIARGPGVLDMKAGLVQMFHALASLPSPDGVCVLINGDEEVGSPTSRELIEESARGCAAAFVLEAAANEEGALKTARMGTSRYEVVVYGKAAHAGLEPEKGVNAAIEAAHQVLAIAGLAASMGATGATGTTGATGTTGATGTTGATGTTGAICSTDTTGTTCSVLGAPTITPTLLSAGSTLNTVPALAKVSVDVRVPTLATQDRIDNLMRGLTARTHGARLKVLGGKQRPPMEPESSAELFSLASQIASELGQEPLLGAAVGGASDGNYTAGAGCPTLDGLGAVGSGAHADTEYVEVAQMTPRTHLLAQLITQTRR encoded by the coding sequence ATGCTGGCCGATCTGGAGGAACTCGTGGTCTGTGAGTCCTTCTCGGCCGACCACGCGGCACTGGCCCGCAGCGCCGAGGTTGTCGGCGCCCTCGGCGCGAGACTGCTGGGCGCCGTGCCGGAGACGATCGTGATCGACGGTGTGACCCACCTGCGGTGGACCTTCGGCACGCCGCGGGTGCTGCTGGTGGGACACCACGACACGGTGTGGCCCGTGGGCTCGCTTCAGACCCACCCCTGGTCGGTGGCCGACGGGATCGCCCGCGGCCCCGGGGTCTTGGACATGAAGGCGGGGCTGGTGCAGATGTTCCACGCGCTGGCCTCCCTGCCGTCCCCGGACGGCGTGTGCGTGCTGATCAACGGGGACGAGGAAGTCGGCTCCCCGACCTCCCGGGAGCTGATCGAGGAGTCCGCGCGCGGTTGCGCGGCCGCCTTCGTATTGGAGGCGGCAGCGAACGAAGAGGGCGCACTCAAGACCGCCCGTATGGGGACCTCACGGTATGAGGTCGTGGTGTACGGCAAGGCCGCCCACGCGGGTCTGGAGCCGGAGAAGGGGGTCAACGCCGCGATCGAGGCCGCTCACCAGGTGCTGGCCATCGCCGGTCTCGCAGCCTCGATGGGTGCCACCGGTGCAACTGGTACCACCGGTGCAACTGGTACCACCGGTGCAACTGGTACCACCGGTGCAACTGGTACCACCGGTGCCATCTGTAGCACCGATACAACCGGTACCACCTGCTCCGTCCTGGGAGCCCCGACCATCACACCCACCCTGCTGTCGGCCGGCAGCACTCTCAACACAGTGCCCGCGCTGGCGAAAGTATCGGTGGACGTGCGGGTGCCGACCCTGGCGACGCAGGACCGGATTGACAATCTCATGCGGGGGCTGACCGCCCGGACGCACGGAGCCCGGCTGAAGGTGCTGGGCGGCAAGCAACGGCCGCCAATGGAACCGGAGTCCTCCGCCGAACTGTTCAGCCTCGCCTCCCAAATCGCCTCGGAGCTGGGCCAGGAGCCGCTGCTGGGGGCCGCCGTCGGCGGCGCCTCGGACGGTAACTACACCGCGGGCGCAGGCTGCCCAACGCTGGACGGCCTGGGTGCCGTCGGCAGCGGCGCCCACGCAGATACCGAGTACGTCGAGGTCGCACAGATGACACCCCGCACCCACCTGCTCGCTCAACTCATCACGCAGACACGGCGCTGA
- a CDS encoding DUF6585 family protein, producing the protein MTATTSLSPEVAELAARHRLGALEGTFAPKRLGKLIFALYIFTLVNLLVAFVIPALVFFWWLRRTPNFSRKQAAKRLYLFENGMIVHRQFGDGMIAVRWDSIRLYQEITQVIINDVPGPVRYAYSVVAPGVTGTTITEFYDGPETWGPWMQEAIVRAQGPAVLESILEGQTTNFGGFSVSRTGMATTGKSQLPWPDVQEIHVKAGRVYVMKTGESSPWFSATVSDIANYYVFLTIATNLCRQ; encoded by the coding sequence ATGACAGCAACGACATCCCTTTCACCCGAGGTCGCCGAACTGGCCGCCCGTCACCGCCTGGGCGCACTTGAGGGCACGTTCGCCCCCAAGCGTCTAGGCAAACTGATCTTCGCCCTCTACATCTTTACGCTCGTCAATCTGCTGGTGGCCTTCGTGATCCCCGCTCTGGTGTTCTTCTGGTGGCTGCGCCGGACCCCGAACTTCAGCCGGAAGCAGGCCGCCAAGCGCCTCTACCTGTTCGAGAACGGAATGATCGTGCACCGGCAGTTCGGCGACGGAATGATCGCCGTCCGCTGGGATTCCATAAGGCTCTACCAGGAGATCACCCAGGTGATCATCAATGATGTCCCCGGCCCCGTCAGATACGCCTACTCAGTCGTCGCCCCGGGCGTCACCGGCACAACGATCACGGAATTCTACGATGGTCCCGAAACCTGGGGACCCTGGATGCAGGAGGCCATCGTCCGCGCCCAGGGCCCGGCGGTCCTGGAATCCATCCTGGAGGGTCAGACGACCAACTTCGGTGGCTTCTCGGTCTCCCGCACCGGCATGGCCACCACCGGGAAAAGCCAACTCCCCTGGCCCGACGTCCAGGAGATCCACGTCAAGGCAGGCAGGGTCTACGTCATGAAGACCGGCGAGTCCAGCCCCTGGTTCAGTGCCACGGTCAGCGACATCGCGAACTACTACGTCTTCCTGACCATCGCCACGAACCTCTGCCGGCAATAA
- a CDS encoding DUF5959 family protein: MASEGPIDLISLEGEGNSVIVRITGRRSAQDPPRTDALVGEILVDTAFVRGSIATWIFPEDLTEWQEALDALDCGADVVWREDERTTEVLISRDPDGERAHVTIADRSMSLTTVTVTVALADAWFDDAYHRLDQVRKAWPSEGA; this comes from the coding sequence ATGGCGTCCGAGGGTCCGATCGACCTGATCAGTCTGGAGGGCGAGGGCAACAGCGTGATCGTACGGATCACCGGGAGGCGGTCCGCCCAGGACCCGCCCCGCACCGACGCGCTGGTCGGAGAAATCCTCGTCGACACCGCTTTCGTACGTGGAAGCATCGCAACATGGATCTTCCCGGAGGACCTGACGGAGTGGCAGGAAGCCCTGGACGCGCTCGATTGCGGGGCGGACGTCGTATGGCGTGAGGACGAGCGCACGACCGAGGTGCTCATCAGCCGCGACCCGGACGGTGAGCGGGCCCACGTCACCATCGCGGACCGTTCGATGTCGCTTACGACCGTGACGGTCACTGTCGCTCTGGCCGACGCCTGGTTCGACGACGCCTACCACCGCCTGGACCAGGTTCGGAAGGCCTGGCCGTCGGAAGGCGCCTGA
- a CDS encoding TIGR03086 family metal-binding protein, translating into MDSNTQTSSPDLHPAARAVAQLLEAIGDERLADPTPCPKYAVRELLGHLVGLSTAFRDAARKDFGPSTSTDPGSVLPVLDDDWRAVLPQRLNELAEAWQKPGAWDGDTQAGGITFPAAVAGRVALNELVIHGWDLARATGQGYAPGDASLRVSYDLLKPAGDDPSRDGMFGPVVKVAEDAPLIDRVVGLSGRRPDWQPGD; encoded by the coding sequence ATGGATTCCAATACGCAGACCTCCTCCCCCGACCTCCACCCGGCTGCCCGCGCCGTGGCGCAGCTGCTCGAAGCCATCGGCGACGAACGGCTCGCGGACCCGACGCCCTGCCCGAAGTACGCCGTACGGGAGCTGCTGGGCCATCTCGTCGGGCTGTCCACCGCGTTCCGGGACGCCGCGCGGAAGGATTTCGGGCCGAGTACCAGTACCGACCCGGGGTCGGTGCTGCCGGTCCTCGACGACGACTGGCGTGCTGTGCTTCCGCAGCGGCTGAACGAGCTGGCGGAGGCCTGGCAGAAGCCCGGGGCGTGGGACGGCGACACCCAGGCGGGCGGCATCACCTTCCCGGCCGCGGTCGCCGGACGGGTCGCCCTGAACGAACTCGTGATTCACGGCTGGGATTTGGCCCGGGCGACGGGTCAGGGGTACGCCCCTGGCGACGCGAGCCTGCGGGTGTCGTACGACCTGCTGAAGCCGGCCGGTGACGACCCGAGCCGGGACGGGATGTTCGGCCCGGTGGTGAAGGTGGCTGAGGACGCGCCGCTGATTGACCGGGTGGTGGGCCTGAGCGGGCGCCGGCCCGACTGGCAGCCAGGCGACTGA